The Clostridium aceticum genomic interval AATTACTGAATATAGCACTATTTTTTTTACATTCATACTGTATACCCCCAGTTTATAGGTTGTAGGGTGCAGAAGTAGTTAATTCAGACCTTAAAATCACAATGTCCACCCGTCTATTTTTTGCCTTGTTTTCTTGTGTATCATTTAAAGCTACCGGTTGATATTCTCCATATCCTGAAGCTGAAAATCTAGCTGGTTGCAAACCTATATCTTCTATAAGTAATCTCACTACATTTGCAGCTCTTGCCACCGATAACTCCCAGTTTGTTTCGTATTTAGCATTAGGTCTCAGTGGATCTGTATCTGTATGACCTTCTACGTTAACAAACTTTTCCTCAAACTCGGGTTCTTCTAAAAATTCTGCTATAGCAGCAAGAATTTCCTTTGAATCCTCTTTAATAATAGCTTTTCCTGAATCAAATAACACATTATCCTGGAAGCGCAATACCAATCCTCTTGTTTCCATTGTAACTAATACATTACCTTCTAATTCTCTGTTTTCCAAAAACTCCTGTAATCGTTCCTGAAGCTTTCTAAAGTCCTCCAGTTCTTCTATTTGCTTTGTAGTCAATTCATCATCGTAAGCACTGAAGATGTAGTCACTAGATTCTATTGTTTTACCAGCATCTAAAACCCCTAGGGACCCCTGAAAGGATTGAATAATTGCTTCAAATTTTTGGACATCAATTTCAGAAAAGGCAAATAACAATATAAAGAA includes:
- a CDS encoding OmpA/MotB family protein produces the protein MARKSRSEDSAPKGSPEWMTTYGDMVTLLLCFFILLFAFSEIDVQKFEAIIQSFQGSLGVLDAGKTIESSDYIFSAYDDELTTKQIEELEDFRKLQERLQEFLENRELEGNVLVTMETRGLVLRFQDNVLFDSGKAIIKEDSKEILAAIAEFLEEPEFEEKFVNVEGHTDTDPLRPNAKYETNWELSVARAANVVRLLIEDIGLQPARFSASGYGEYQPVALNDTQENKAKNRRVDIVILRSELTTSAPYNL